A region of Candidatus Eisenbacteria bacterium DNA encodes the following proteins:
- a CDS encoding alcohol dehydrogenase catalytic domain-containing protein has protein sequence MAKMKAVVKTKPQPGAEYMDVDTPKIAPDQALVKVRATSICGTDVHIYKWDAWSQGRIGEKRLPQILGHEVAGEVVEVGSNVKKVKVGDYVSAETHIPCKACIQCLTGQEHICANLSILGVDCNGAFAEFIAVPDSVCWINDRAIPPEFATVQEPLGNATYAVLGEDNDVAGKTMAIVGDGPIALFAVGVARAAGVTKIFLVGKYDINMEIGKRMGADFTLYANKQDIDRVKFVKDNTYGFGADIVLDMAGSPQALDEGFKMLRKGGRFTAFGIASESPTLVDYNNGIVFKGAQVHGINGRLMFDTWFRIRNLLASGRLDISPVITHMFTLADFDKGFTEMMTRPRTSAKIVLFPDKREFEEAKRRRGIA, from the coding sequence ATGGCGAAAATGAAGGCGGTTGTGAAGACGAAACCCCAGCCCGGGGCAGAGTACATGGACGTCGATACCCCGAAGATTGCCCCTGACCAGGCACTCGTCAAGGTCAGAGCCACGTCCATCTGCGGCACGGACGTCCACATTTACAAGTGGGACGCGTGGTCTCAGGGAAGAATCGGAGAGAAGAGGCTTCCTCAGATTCTTGGCCACGAGGTGGCGGGAGAGGTCGTAGAAGTGGGCTCGAACGTGAAGAAGGTCAAAGTTGGAGACTACGTTTCCGCCGAGACTCACATTCCCTGCAAGGCCTGCATCCAGTGCCTCACCGGGCAAGAGCACATCTGCGCCAACCTCTCGATACTGGGCGTGGATTGTAACGGCGCATTCGCGGAGTTCATCGCGGTGCCGGATTCAGTTTGCTGGATTAATGACCGCGCCATCCCTCCCGAGTTCGCAACCGTTCAGGAACCTCTCGGAAACGCCACCTACGCGGTCCTGGGAGAAGACAACGACGTCGCCGGTAAGACGATGGCCATAGTCGGAGACGGCCCGATAGCTCTCTTCGCTGTCGGCGTGGCTAGGGCGGCGGGCGTCACGAAGATATTCCTCGTCGGAAAGTACGACATCAACATGGAGATCGGCAAGCGGATGGGCGCGGATTTCACGCTCTACGCCAACAAGCAGGACATCGACCGGGTCAAGTTCGTCAAAGACAACACCTACGGTTTCGGAGCGGACATAGTGCTCGACATGGCCGGCTCTCCGCAGGCGCTCGATGAAGGTTTCAAGATGCTACGCAAGGGCGGCAGGTTCACGGCGTTCGGGATAGCCTCCGAATCGCCGACCCTCGTTGACTACAACAATGGAATCGTCTTCAAGGGCGCCCAGGTTCACGGAATAAACGGCAGGTTGATGTTCGACACCTGGTTCCGTATCAGAAACCTCCTGGCTTCGGGTAGGCTTGACATAAGCCCCGTGATCACCCACATGTTCACTCTCGCCGACTTTGACAAGGGCTTCACCGAGATGATGACGAGACCGAGAACGTCGGCCAAGATCGTGCTCTTCCCGGACAAGAGAGAGTTTGAGGAGGCGAAGCGCCGCAGGGGAATCGCATAG
- a CDS encoding sugar transferase — MKDKNGGAPVDRLLLARQDLPLGKIFRICLSLIRNGHTVLAASPVFQIIKKSHGALALNGLPLVRFRPTELRGWRTQLKRVADVLGALVGAIVLLPVFLVTAVLIKLTSSGPIFFKQTRIGKNGKEFTFYKFRSMVSGDDSKHKEYLKAFVEDNREAAVDGNGRKVYKITDDPRITPFGRFLRKTSLDEFPQIANVLKGDMSLVGPRPCLPYEWEFYEDWQKERLSVTPGLTGLWQVTGRSNVSFRDMVILDLYYISNWSFWWDLKLILQTIPVILLGKGAH, encoded by the coding sequence TTGAAAGACAAGAACGGCGGAGCACCCGTTGACCGACTCTTGCTCGCGCGACAAGATCTGCCGTTGGGAAAGATCTTCAGGATTTGCCTCTCACTTATCCGGAATGGCCATACTGTTCTGGCCGCCTCGCCGGTATTCCAGATCATCAAGAAAAGTCACGGCGCCCTCGCTCTCAATGGCCTTCCGCTCGTCAGATTCCGCCCCACAGAGCTCAGGGGCTGGCGTACCCAACTGAAGAGAGTCGCTGACGTTCTAGGGGCGCTCGTTGGTGCAATTGTCCTTCTTCCGGTTTTCCTCGTGACTGCCGTTCTCATCAAGCTCACCTCTTCAGGCCCTATCTTCTTCAAACAAACCAGAATCGGCAAGAATGGGAAGGAGTTCACGTTCTACAAGTTTAGGAGCATGGTGAGCGGCGACGACTCCAAGCACAAGGAATACCTCAAAGCGTTCGTCGAAGATAATCGCGAGGCGGCCGTCGACGGTAACGGGCGCAAGGTTTACAAGATTACAGACGATCCGAGGATCACTCCCTTCGGGCGCTTCTTGAGAAAAACGAGTCTCGATGAGTTTCCGCAGATCGCAAATGTGCTGAAAGGTGACATGAGTCTGGTGGGGCCGAGGCCCTGCTTGCCTTACGAATGGGAGTTCTACGAAGACTGGCAGAAGGAAAGACTCTCCGTAACCCCTGGACTCACCGGATTGTGGCAGGTCACAGGCAGGAGCAACGTCAGTTTTCGAGACATGGTCATACTGGACCTGTATTACATCTCGAATTGGTCTTTCTGGTGGGATTTGAAGTTGATTCTCCAAACAATACCTGTTATCTTGCTCGGTAAGGGCGCCCATTGA
- a CDS encoding radical SAM protein: MECAIITTYRCNAKCGMCNSWKNPSKVSEEFKPEILEKIPGGMQRLNITGGEPLLRRDIVEIVRILDKKTRRLEISTNGYFVDQTIAIAEQFPHITIRVSVEGLPASNDRLRGLEGGFDRAMRTILRLKRLGIRDIGFAMTISGDNCRDLLDVYDLVASMDLEFANAVVHNSFYFHKYDNEIKNSEEVQAVMVSFIEQLLNSPRKNLKKRMKDWFRAYLSLGLLRHVQGKDRPIPCGAGTDTFFLDPWGRVLACNGSVDPMIMGDLRTQSFEDIWRSEQASAIRERVENCRQICWMTGTAVPAMRGHLWVPLRWVARNKLRMAQGKPLLL, translated from the coding sequence ATGGAATGTGCAATTATCACCACTTATAGATGCAACGCCAAGTGCGGCATGTGCAATAGCTGGAAGAACCCCAGCAAAGTTTCGGAAGAATTCAAGCCTGAGATACTGGAGAAGATACCCGGAGGCATGCAGCGTCTGAATATTACGGGTGGAGAGCCCTTACTGAGAAGAGACATCGTCGAGATTGTGAGGATTCTTGATAAGAAGACCAGACGACTGGAAATCAGCACCAACGGTTATTTTGTTGACCAGACGATTGCGATTGCCGAGCAATTCCCCCACATAACGATCCGGGTCAGCGTCGAAGGTCTTCCGGCTTCGAACGATAGACTCCGGGGGCTAGAAGGTGGGTTCGATCGTGCCATGCGAACGATACTACGATTGAAACGCCTTGGAATAAGGGACATTGGCTTCGCCATGACAATAAGTGGAGACAACTGCCGAGACTTGCTAGACGTATATGATCTGGTCGCGTCAATGGATCTGGAATTCGCAAACGCGGTTGTTCATAACTCGTTCTATTTCCATAAATACGACAATGAAATCAAGAACAGCGAGGAAGTGCAAGCAGTCATGGTCAGTTTTATCGAACAACTGCTCAATTCCCCGCGCAAGAATCTCAAGAAGAGGATGAAAGACTGGTTCAGGGCTTATCTGAGCCTAGGGTTATTGAGACATGTCCAGGGAAAAGATCGCCCGATACCCTGCGGAGCAGGCACAGATACATTCTTCTTGGATCCTTGGGGTCGTGTCTTGGCGTGCAATGGTTCTGTAGACCCTATGATTATGGGAGATCTAAGAACACAGTCTTTCGAAGATATATGGCGAAGCGAGCAGGCAAGTGCTATAAGGGAACGGGTGGAGAACTGCAGACAGATTTGCTGGATGACGGGAACTGCTGTGCCGGCTATGCGCGGGCATCTCTGGGTGCCCTTACGATGGGTAGCGAGAAACAAGCTGAGAATGGCTCAAGGCAAACCGTTGTTACTTTGA
- a CDS encoding Gfo/Idh/MocA family oxidoreductase codes for MEKGSSICSRGNGMLDVAVVGCGYWGPNLIRNLVENGSCGRVVCCDVDDDQLERLSRRYPDLYYTTDFDEVLRDGGVDAVMIATPVSTHHELAKKAIQARKHTFVEKPLSFNVEQGTELIELADAHGVTLMVGHTFEYSPPVLKIKELISQGELGNIYYISSTRVNLGLHQSDISVVWDLAPHDLSMILYWLEEAPARVFAMGKAFVQKGIPDVAFVSMEFASGVIAHVQVSWLSPSKLRRTTIVGSSKMLIYDDTQNIEKVKLYDKGVDFKDPETFGEYHLSYRSGDIVSPKLDTCEPLKAEVEHFLNCILTQETPRSDGRSGVRVVRVLEAMERSMKEGRAVECMLHDTVA; via the coding sequence TTGGAAAAAGGTTCTTCGATTTGTTCGCGCGGCAACGGCATGCTTGACGTTGCCGTTGTTGGATGCGGTTACTGGGGTCCCAATCTTATCAGGAATCTGGTCGAGAACGGCTCCTGTGGAAGGGTCGTTTGTTGCGACGTTGACGACGACCAGTTGGAACGGCTGTCCAGACGCTATCCCGACCTCTACTATACGACAGACTTCGACGAGGTCCTCAGAGACGGCGGCGTTGACGCCGTCATGATCGCGACTCCTGTCTCGACCCACCACGAGCTTGCGAAGAAGGCCATTCAGGCGCGCAAACACACGTTTGTCGAGAAACCTCTTTCGTTCAACGTCGAACAGGGAACAGAGCTGATAGAACTGGCCGATGCGCACGGCGTCACGCTCATGGTCGGTCACACTTTCGAATACAGCCCTCCTGTTCTCAAGATAAAGGAGCTCATTTCGCAAGGCGAGCTCGGGAACATCTATTACATAAGCTCCACGCGCGTGAACCTGGGACTGCATCAAAGTGACATAAGCGTGGTGTGGGATCTTGCTCCACACGATCTGTCGATGATTCTCTACTGGCTCGAGGAGGCTCCGGCGCGAGTGTTTGCGATGGGCAAGGCCTTTGTTCAGAAGGGGATTCCCGACGTAGCTTTCGTGAGTATGGAATTCGCGAGCGGTGTAATCGCGCACGTGCAGGTGAGCTGGCTTTCGCCGAGCAAGCTGCGCAGGACTACAATCGTCGGGAGCAGCAAGATGCTGATATACGACGATACTCAAAACATAGAAAAGGTCAAGCTCTACGACAAGGGCGTGGACTTCAAGGATCCCGAGACGTTCGGAGAGTATCACCTGAGCTACCGTTCCGGAGACATCGTGTCTCCGAAGCTCGACACTTGTGAACCACTCAAAGCCGAGGTGGAGCATTTTCTGAATTGCATACTGACTCAGGAGACGCCGCGCAGCGACGGCCGAAGCGGCGTGAGGGTCGTGAGGGTGCTCGAGGCGATGGAACGTTCCATGAAAGAGGGCCGCGCCGTGGAATGCATGCTCCACGACACCGTCGCCTGA
- a CDS encoding valine--tRNA ligase — MNDKSPAEAKEASAPYDPSKVEKKWYSYWIEKNCFSAAPSADKKPFCIMIPPPNVTGSLTMGHVLNNTLQDIIIRWRRMEGYETLWLPGMDHAGIATQNVVERDLLKRKIRKEDLGREKFVEEVWKWKERYGGIILKQLQLLGCSCDWSRERFTMDAGLSKAVEEVFIRLFEKGLIYKGKYIINWCPRCKTALSDEEASHQNAKGYLYYIKYPIKGTQKHITVATTRPETMLGDVAVAVSPKDPRFKSLVGKTAVLPFLRREMPIIADDYVDPKFGTGAVKVTPAHDVNDFEIGKRHGLKPIVVINEDGTMSENAGDFAGLDRFECRKRLLEALEDRGLIAKTEPYEYAIGHCYRCDTIVEPYLSDQWFVRMKPLAEPAIAAAKKGQVKFFPKRWSKVYLHWLEGIRDWCISRQLWWGHRIPIWYCDECGEIHASSGKPEKCKKCSGSSLRQDSDVLDTWFSSWLWPFSTLGWPEETEDLKYFYPTSLLVTAPDIIFFWVARMVMAGIEFTGKVPFPHVHLHGIVRDELGRRMQKSLGNSPDPIDIISEYGADALRFAMALLTPTGQDILFSAKKLDTGRHFANKLWNAARLAITNLEGFDPSGVDAKSLKLTLEDRWILSRLSKLTKETGRYLTTYRFNSAARALYEFAWGEFCDWYLELAKIRFYGDKNAPEYASVQYVTHKVLDTFLRLLHPFMPFITEEIWQKLPGSGESLVRARWPKSSKAMVDEEAEKEMAVLQQAVCGIRNIRSEMNVAPSRKASVLIKAEGSCLEILKKNEASLKFLCKVDRAEISSSVTKPKLAASSITEGMEIYMPLEGLIDVEVEKRRLGRELQKARGDLELTLKKLDNRDFVAKAKPEVVERERQKLTTFEELTDKLQKNLEALGA; from the coding sequence ATGAACGACAAAAGTCCGGCAGAGGCGAAGGAAGCCTCTGCCCCCTACGACCCCTCAAAGGTCGAGAAGAAGTGGTACTCATATTGGATCGAGAAGAACTGCTTTTCGGCGGCTCCCAGCGCAGACAAGAAGCCCTTCTGCATCATGATTCCTCCGCCCAACGTGACGGGCAGCCTCACCATGGGTCACGTGCTTAACAATACGCTTCAGGACATCATCATAAGATGGCGCAGAATGGAGGGATACGAGACTCTGTGGCTTCCAGGGATGGACCACGCAGGGATCGCCACGCAGAACGTCGTGGAGAGGGATCTCCTCAAGCGGAAGATTCGCAAAGAGGATCTGGGCCGCGAGAAGTTCGTGGAAGAGGTCTGGAAGTGGAAGGAGCGGTATGGCGGCATCATTCTGAAGCAGCTTCAGCTCCTGGGTTGCTCCTGCGACTGGTCGAGGGAACGCTTCACAATGGACGCCGGCCTGTCGAAAGCCGTGGAAGAAGTCTTCATCAGGCTCTTTGAGAAGGGCCTAATCTACAAGGGCAAATATATCATCAACTGGTGCCCGAGGTGTAAGACGGCGCTCTCCGACGAGGAAGCAAGCCACCAGAATGCCAAGGGTTATCTCTATTACATCAAGTATCCGATAAAGGGTACTCAGAAGCACATCACGGTCGCCACGACGAGGCCCGAGACCATGCTGGGAGACGTGGCAGTTGCAGTCAGCCCCAAGGATCCGCGCTTCAAGAGTCTTGTCGGCAAGACGGCAGTCCTGCCGTTCCTGAGGCGCGAGATGCCGATAATCGCCGACGACTACGTGGATCCCAAGTTCGGAACCGGTGCGGTCAAGGTGACTCCGGCACACGACGTGAACGACTTCGAGATCGGCAAGCGTCACGGACTCAAGCCCATCGTTGTGATCAACGAAGACGGAACCATGAGCGAAAACGCGGGTGATTTCGCGGGGCTGGACCGTTTCGAGTGCCGCAAGAGACTTTTAGAGGCTCTCGAAGACAGGGGGCTTATCGCGAAGACCGAACCGTACGAATACGCGATAGGTCACTGCTATCGTTGTGACACGATCGTGGAACCCTACCTTTCCGACCAGTGGTTTGTGAGAATGAAACCGCTTGCCGAGCCCGCAATCGCGGCCGCCAAGAAGGGCCAGGTGAAGTTCTTCCCGAAGCGCTGGAGTAAGGTGTACCTCCACTGGCTGGAAGGCATAAGAGACTGGTGCATCTCTCGGCAGTTGTGGTGGGGTCACAGAATACCCATCTGGTACTGCGACGAGTGCGGCGAGATACACGCCTCGAGTGGAAAGCCGGAGAAGTGCAAGAAGTGCTCGGGCAGCAGCCTGCGGCAGGACAGCGACGTGCTGGACACGTGGTTTTCTTCCTGGCTCTGGCCGTTTTCCACTCTCGGCTGGCCGGAGGAGACGGAGGACTTGAAGTACTTCTATCCGACGTCTCTTCTCGTCACGGCGCCCGACATCATTTTCTTCTGGGTGGCGCGCATGGTGATGGCCGGCATTGAGTTCACCGGGAAAGTGCCGTTTCCGCACGTGCATCTTCACGGGATAGTGCGCGACGAGCTCGGCCGAAGGATGCAGAAATCGCTCGGGAATTCTCCCGACCCGATAGACATAATCTCGGAGTACGGAGCGGACGCCCTGCGCTTTGCGATGGCGCTTCTCACCCCGACGGGCCAGGACATTCTGTTTTCCGCAAAGAAGCTCGACACTGGGAGGCACTTCGCGAACAAGCTCTGGAACGCGGCGAGGCTCGCCATCACCAACCTGGAGGGGTTTGACCCTTCGGGCGTCGACGCGAAGTCGCTCAAGCTCACGCTCGAAGACAGGTGGATCTTGAGCAGGCTCTCAAAGCTGACAAAAGAGACCGGCAGGTATCTTACTACTTACAGGTTCAACAGCGCGGCCCGTGCGCTGTACGAGTTTGCGTGGGGCGAGTTCTGTGACTGGTATCTCGAGCTGGCCAAGATTCGTTTCTACGGGGACAAGAATGCTCCCGAGTACGCGTCGGTCCAATACGTGACTCACAAGGTCCTGGACACGTTCCTGAGACTGCTTCATCCTTTCATGCCGTTCATCACCGAGGAAATCTGGCAGAAGCTGCCGGGTAGCGGTGAGAGTCTGGTCAGGGCCAGGTGGCCCAAGAGTTCGAAGGCCATGGTGGATGAAGAGGCCGAGAAGGAGATGGCCGTTCTCCAGCAGGCGGTCTGCGGGATAAGGAACATTCGTTCCGAGATGAACGTCGCGCCGAGCAGAAAGGCCTCGGTATTGATAAAGGCCGAAGGTAGCTGCCTTGAGATTCTCAAGAAGAACGAAGCCAGCCTCAAGTTCCTCTGCAAGGTTGACCGTGCCGAGATCTCTTCGTCGGTCACGAAACCCAAACTCGCCGCGAGTTCCATCACGGAGGGCATGGAAATCTACATGCCTCTGGAGGGTCTCATCGACGTAGAGGTGGAGAAACGGAGACTCGGCAGGGAACTCCAGAAGGCGCGTGGAGACCTTGAGCTCACGCTCAAGAAGCTCGACAACAGAGACTTTGTGGCCAAGGCAAAGCCTGAAGTGGTTGAGAGGGAGCGCCAAAAGCTCACGACGTTCGAGGAGTTGACCGACAAGCTACAGAAGAATCTGGAAGCGCTGGGAGCCTAA
- a CDS encoding acyltransferase, with amino-acid sequence MKTRRLPVREKPLSRPGEHAGSSIFKNVKLGKNCVLESPVVVGKPPRGKTDGELETVLGDNCVVRSFTTIYAGTRIGDGLQTGHGALIREGNVIGNGCSIGTNAVLEFDNRIGNFVRIHSGAFLEMATVEDHVFIGPNVVFTDDPHPMGCPRYKECAGGATVKKYARIGANSTILPGVVIGKNSLVGAGSVVVKDVEEGTVVAGSPAKVLCKVSELKCRKGFFERPYVWEPYEKK; translated from the coding sequence ATGAAGACGCGGCGACTACCTGTCAGGGAGAAACCGCTGTCGCGACCGGGCGAACACGCCGGGAGCTCGATCTTCAAGAACGTGAAGTTGGGCAAGAACTGCGTGCTGGAGTCGCCCGTCGTCGTCGGTAAGCCGCCTCGCGGCAAGACGGACGGAGAGCTTGAAACCGTTCTTGGCGACAACTGCGTCGTCAGGTCCTTTACGACAATCTACGCAGGCACAAGAATAGGGGATGGGTTACAGACGGGACACGGCGCCCTTATCCGCGAGGGCAACGTAATCGGGAACGGCTGTTCCATAGGTACCAATGCAGTGCTCGAGTTTGACAATAGAATCGGGAACTTCGTCCGTATCCACAGCGGAGCCTTTCTTGAAATGGCGACCGTGGAAGATCACGTGTTCATCGGCCCCAACGTCGTTTTCACCGACGACCCGCATCCCATGGGATGTCCCAGGTACAAGGAATGCGCCGGTGGCGCGACCGTGAAGAAGTATGCCAGAATCGGTGCCAACAGTACGATTCTCCCCGGCGTCGTGATCGGCAAGAATTCCCTGGTCGGCGCAGGTTCCGTAGTGGTCAAGGACGTTGAAGAAGGAACTGTGGTCGCCGGCTCGCCTGCGAAGGTTCTCTGCAAGGTGAGTGAGCTCAAGTGCAGAAAGGGCTTCTTCGAGCGGCCCTACGTTTGGGAGCCGTACGAAAAGAAGTAG
- a CDS encoding radical SAM protein, with product MAIRKIRSIVKDQLLVSRLVRGRSFLRCSPQLSLSDACNYRCAMCWIHSDLAERSTNPERTLFLQSKPQILKYDDFVRIVDGLHRANVKQVDLCGKGEPCLNPHFIEMCQYLDYRDIPFRLTTNGSLLGPEMSSSLIKRHVFSISISLNAADERTFVLINKPKDATSLNRVVKNISHLREIRNQLGSNTKIQVRFVISKMNIDTICEMIRLGLLLGDNVVFMNAAIYDQIDQIALDMKDYDNMVKIFDEFRNQDRLIGVKHFLRKVRQSAVDHRYFLTELFETQPCRIPFGFAVIHADGRVTPCCPSYYICGNAIETGFERLWNSKEFRQFRMEALALPEKREEASKSYCYCCDHY from the coding sequence ATGGCGATTCGGAAGATCCGCAGTATTGTTAAAGATCAACTTCTCGTCAGTCGTCTTGTTAGAGGCAGATCGTTTCTGCGTTGTTCTCCGCAGCTTTCCTTAAGTGATGCTTGCAACTACCGATGTGCCATGTGCTGGATTCACAGTGACCTTGCCGAGAGATCGACGAATCCCGAACGTACTCTGTTTTTACAGTCGAAACCTCAGATTCTCAAGTATGATGATTTCGTTAGAATTGTGGATGGTCTACACAGAGCTAACGTGAAACAAGTTGATCTTTGTGGCAAGGGTGAACCGTGTTTGAATCCTCATTTCATCGAGATGTGTCAGTATCTCGATTATCGGGACATACCGTTTCGTTTGACGACCAACGGTTCCTTGCTGGGACCAGAAATGTCGAGTTCCCTCATAAAGAGACATGTCTTCTCTATCAGCATCAGCCTCAACGCGGCTGATGAGAGAACTTTTGTGCTTATCAACAAGCCCAAAGACGCCACATCACTCAATCGAGTAGTAAAAAACATTAGTCATCTTCGAGAGATAAGGAACCAGCTAGGTTCTAACACGAAAATTCAAGTAAGATTTGTAATCTCGAAGATGAACATTGACACTATTTGCGAAATGATCAGGCTGGGTTTGCTTTTGGGTGACAATGTCGTCTTCATGAATGCAGCAATCTATGACCAGATTGACCAGATAGCCCTTGACATGAAGGACTATGACAACATGGTGAAAATCTTTGACGAGTTTAGAAACCAGGATAGGCTAATTGGCGTCAAACACTTCCTGAGAAAGGTGCGTCAGTCTGCTGTTGACCATCGCTATTTCCTCACGGAACTCTTCGAAACACAACCGTGTAGGATACCTTTTGGTTTTGCCGTGATACACGCAGACGGAAGAGTCACTCCCTGCTGTCCCAGTTATTACATTTGCGGCAATGCCATAGAGACGGGTTTTGAGAGACTATGGAATTCAAAGGAATTCCGACAGTTCAGAATGGAAGCCTTGGCGTTGCCCGAAAAACGAGAGGAGGCTTCGAAGTCCTACTGCTATTGTTGTGATCATTACTAG
- a CDS encoding glycosyltransferase family 4 protein, with protein MKVLMCNAFHYNRGGSETYTFALSRELAEHGHEVIPFSMSHERNVPSEYEEYFVSNVDFSEVSGGPSLTRSLKAAMRVLYSREAKTKIRRLIEKTRPDLAHIQNIAHHLSPSILSGIKQYDLPIVQTLHDYKLICPSTLLFSGGQVCERCKDGKYYNAVIHRCKRDSLAASALAALELYVHRFMRIYENNVDVFIAPSRFLRDKMIEFGIDGRKIVHIPQLIDVGAYTPRYDHEDYLVYFGRLSGEKGGRVLIEAVKKLGSAKLYVAGEGPRKRELEDYAQDTNSITFLGYVPHEKLKELVRNAMFVVIPSEWYENGPMSLYEAFALGKPVIGSRIGGVPELIEHGANGLLFEPGNADDLREKINYLLEHKPLIPQMGRAARDKVEREYNVARHYEAMMDVYKRVL; from the coding sequence TTGAAAGTACTAATGTGCAACGCCTTCCACTATAACAGAGGCGGCTCCGAAACCTACACCTTCGCGCTGTCGAGGGAACTGGCAGAGCACGGCCACGAGGTAATTCCTTTTAGTATGTCACACGAAAGGAATGTTCCCTCCGAATATGAGGAATACTTCGTAAGCAATGTTGATTTTTCCGAGGTGTCGGGAGGTCCCAGTTTGACGAGGAGCCTCAAAGCTGCGATGAGAGTACTGTACTCCCGCGAAGCAAAGACAAAGATCCGACGCCTCATCGAAAAAACCAGGCCGGATCTAGCCCACATCCAGAACATCGCCCATCACCTGTCTCCATCAATTCTATCGGGCATCAAACAGTATGACCTTCCCATCGTCCAGACTCTGCATGATTACAAGCTGATCTGTCCCAGCACACTCCTTTTTAGCGGAGGACAAGTCTGTGAGAGATGCAAGGACGGAAAATACTATAACGCCGTCATTCACCGGTGCAAACGAGATTCGCTGGCCGCGAGCGCTCTAGCTGCCCTTGAACTGTATGTTCACAGGTTCATGCGTATCTATGAGAATAACGTCGACGTTTTCATCGCTCCGAGCCGGTTTCTGAGAGATAAGATGATCGAGTTCGGCATCGACGGTCGAAAGATCGTTCACATTCCCCAATTGATCGACGTCGGGGCTTATACGCCTCGGTACGACCATGAGGATTATCTGGTTTACTTCGGGAGGTTGTCCGGCGAGAAAGGGGGCCGCGTCCTTATCGAAGCTGTGAAGAAACTGGGAAGCGCGAAGCTGTATGTCGCGGGCGAAGGCCCTCGGAAGAGGGAGCTGGAAGACTATGCTCAAGATACGAACAGCATAACATTCCTGGGTTACGTACCCCATGAGAAGCTCAAGGAACTGGTCCGAAATGCCATGTTTGTGGTGATACCGTCGGAATGGTATGAGAACGGGCCCATGTCTCTTTACGAAGCTTTTGCCTTGGGCAAACCCGTTATCGGATCGAGGATTGGAGGTGTGCCGGAATTGATCGAGCACGGCGCGAACGGTCTTCTATTTGAGCCGGGGAACGCCGATGACCTTCGCGAGAAGATCAATTATTTGCTTGAGCACAAACCTCTTATTCCGCAGATGGGGAGGGCGGCCAGAGACAAGGTGGAAAGGGAGTACAATGTGGCAAGGCACTATGAAGCCATGATGGATGTCTACAAGCGCGTTCTTTGA
- a CDS encoding glycosyltransferase family 4 protein, giving the protein MKIAILGTKGIPGHHGVEAVVDSLVPHLVSKGHDITVYGYDSYARTVDNYRGVRVKVVPGSSSKNIEMIAHMWNASRDTRRESYDLVHIHSVDPCLLAWLPRARYGIVATSHGQAYLRKKWGTFARVMSRIAERFFLHIPDVITCVSKPLADYYKSRYGRDVIYIPNGMELRNKPDKSLLRKWDIDPQNYLFCSAGRIERTKGLHTLLEAYRKLQPGIPLVIAGGGSGTDVNYFHELKQSKTPGVKFVGFQTGDDYSCLYAHARVFVFPSEYEAMSMALLEGLSFGIATVYSDTPENKAVADGMGFPFEVSNADSLANQLDYVLVHPSEATDIAQKAKIGIEKRHNWTTIANQYNEVYSSLCKR; this is encoded by the coding sequence ATGAAGATCGCCATACTCGGTACAAAGGGAATACCTGGCCATCACGGTGTAGAAGCAGTCGTCGATTCATTAGTGCCCCACCTGGTATCCAAGGGCCACGACATAACTGTATACGGATATGATTCTTATGCACGAACCGTGGACAACTATCGTGGCGTTAGGGTGAAGGTTGTTCCGGGAAGCTCATCGAAGAACATCGAGATGATCGCACATATGTGGAATGCTTCACGTGATACAAGGCGCGAATCGTACGATTTGGTACACATACACAGTGTGGATCCATGCTTGCTGGCCTGGCTGCCAAGAGCTCGGTACGGGATCGTAGCTACCTCCCACGGTCAAGCCTATCTGAGGAAGAAATGGGGAACATTCGCGAGAGTCATGTCCAGAATCGCAGAGCGGTTTTTCTTGCACATACCAGATGTGATTACATGTGTATCAAAGCCACTCGCTGACTACTACAAGTCCAGATATGGAAGAGATGTCATCTATATTCCGAACGGCATGGAATTAAGAAACAAGCCGGACAAATCACTGCTGAGGAAATGGGATATTGATCCCCAGAATTACTTGTTTTGCTCAGCAGGTCGAATTGAACGCACGAAGGGTCTACATACGTTACTAGAAGCCTACAGAAAGCTCCAGCCTGGCATTCCTCTTGTGATTGCCGGTGGTGGAAGCGGTACTGACGTCAACTACTTCCATGAGCTGAAGCAGAGCAAGACGCCAGGAGTCAAGTTTGTAGGATTTCAGACTGGCGATGACTACTCTTGCTTGTATGCACATGCACGCGTTTTCGTCTTTCCCTCAGAATACGAAGCCATGTCGATGGCGCTTCTTGAAGGTCTATCGTTTGGGATCGCGACTGTTTATAGTGATACCCCTGAGAACAAAGCAGTTGCTGATGGCATGGGATTCCCTTTCGAAGTCTCGAATGCCGATTCACTGGCGAATCAGCTGGACTATGTCTTAGTGCATCCAAGTGAAGCGACTGACATTGCTCAAAAGGCCAAGATAGGAATAGAGAAGAGACACAATTGGACTACTATTGCAAACCAGTACAACGAGGTTTACAGTTCGTTGTGCAAGCGATAA